One window from the genome of Pieris napi chromosome 12, ilPieNapi1.2, whole genome shotgun sequence encodes:
- the LOC125054855 gene encoding calcium release-activated calcium channel protein 1 isoform X2, whose translation MANEGALNADDALHTPAYLSWRKLQLSRAKLKASSKTSALLSGFAMVAMVEVQLNTPTTIPAGMLVAFTVCTTLLVAVHMLALMISTCILPNIEAIGNLHSISLVHESPHERLHWYIEIAWAFSTLLGLILFLVEIAILCWVKFYDLSPTAAWSACVLLIPVMIVFLAFAIHFYMSLATHKYEVVNCGIKELEFLKEQIELGDQDSRMNNMTMFDQARVV comes from the exons ATGGCGAACGAGGGCGCGTTAAACGCTGATGACGCCCTACACACACCGGCGTATCTCTCTTGGAGGAAGTTACAGCTTAGTCGAGCTAAACTTAAGGCTTCCAGCAAAACTTCAGCACTCTTATCTGGATTTGCAATG GTAGCAATGGTTGAGGTCCAACTAAATACGCCAACAACAATTCCCGCTGGTATGTTGGTAGCATTCACAGTTTGTACTACATTGTTGGTAGCAGTCCACATGCTGGCTTTGATGATCAGCACATGTATCTTACCAAACATTGAAGCTATTGGCAACCTCCACAGCATATCCTTAGTTCACGAATCTCCCCACGAGAGATTACATTGGTATATAGAGATTGCATGGGCCTTTTCAACATTGTTAGGTCTTATCTTATTCTTAGTAGAAATAGCTATTCTTTGCTGGGTGAAGTTCTATGATTTGAGCCCCACGGCTGCCTGGTCCGCATGTGTTCTTCTAATTCCAGTTATGATAGTGTTTTTAGCATTCGCCATACACTTTTACATGTCATTAGCAACACATAAATATGAAGTTGTCAACTGTGGTATAAAGGAATTAGAATTTTTGAAAGAACAAATTGAACTAGGTGATCAAGACTCGCGAATGAATAACATGACAATGTTTGATCAGGCCCGAGTTGTGTGA
- the LOC125054855 gene encoding calcium release-activated calcium channel protein 1 isoform X1 — MSVWSASTVGNNYHFGHPPSRYTHSNNWCPNPTKHKCVMANEGALNADDALHTPAYLSWRKLQLSRAKLKASSKTSALLSGFAMVAMVEVQLNTPTTIPAGMLVAFTVCTTLLVAVHMLALMISTCILPNIEAIGNLHSISLVHESPHERLHWYIEIAWAFSTLLGLILFLVEIAILCWVKFYDLSPTAAWSACVLLIPVMIVFLAFAIHFYMSLATHKYEVVNCGIKELEFLKEQIELGDQDSRMNNMTMFDQARVV; from the exons ATGTCGGTTTGGTCAGCTAGTACAGTCGGAAATAATTACCACTTCGGGCATCCTCCCAGTCGTTACACTCATTCTAACAATTGGTGCCCAAACCCAACCAAG caTAAGTGCGTGATGGCGAACGAGGGCGCGTTAAACGCTGATGACGCCCTACACACACCGGCGTATCTCTCTTGGAGGAAGTTACAGCTTAGTCGAGCTAAACTTAAGGCTTCCAGCAAAACTTCAGCACTCTTATCTGGATTTGCAATG GTAGCAATGGTTGAGGTCCAACTAAATACGCCAACAACAATTCCCGCTGGTATGTTGGTAGCATTCACAGTTTGTACTACATTGTTGGTAGCAGTCCACATGCTGGCTTTGATGATCAGCACATGTATCTTACCAAACATTGAAGCTATTGGCAACCTCCACAGCATATCCTTAGTTCACGAATCTCCCCACGAGAGATTACATTGGTATATAGAGATTGCATGGGCCTTTTCAACATTGTTAGGTCTTATCTTATTCTTAGTAGAAATAGCTATTCTTTGCTGGGTGAAGTTCTATGATTTGAGCCCCACGGCTGCCTGGTCCGCATGTGTTCTTCTAATTCCAGTTATGATAGTGTTTTTAGCATTCGCCATACACTTTTACATGTCATTAGCAACACATAAATATGAAGTTGTCAACTGTGGTATAAAGGAATTAGAATTTTTGAAAGAACAAATTGAACTAGGTGATCAAGACTCGCGAATGAATAACATGACAATGTTTGATCAGGCCCGAGTTGTGTGA